A genomic window from Pseudocitrobacter corydidari includes:
- the brnQ gene encoding branched-chain amino acid transport system II carrier protein, translating to MSDTKHLSFADTLALGGMTLALFLGAGNIIFPPLVGMQAGANSVTAGTGFIITAVLFPALAIISLAINKGDINELTRPLGRAVSIAFISVCFLTLGVLFGTPRTATISYEAITNGAQSTLTQKTVFSFAFFALAGAVLAKSGKLLEIVGFFLSPVKIGALIFIGVTAWIYPTGALTSAVDAFDTHPFGTGFINGYQTLDVISALCFGAIITHTLYQRGIVNAKGILRYSSRAALIAAAGLVLIYVCYISMGAHTLEHSASNGMQIMSAYVETVFGVYGRALLAAIITLACLVTAIGLTTGTARYFHQITGISYGLLVTLSLVLSAMIAILGLDSLTMLAVPVLSAIYPAALVVVALGIVRKWLAIPTMLYRGLFFIALIVGVISAFI from the coding sequence ATGTCGGATACGAAACACCTCTCCTTCGCGGATACGCTCGCGTTAGGCGGGATGACCCTTGCGTTATTTTTGGGAGCCGGGAATATTATTTTCCCGCCGCTGGTGGGTATGCAGGCGGGCGCGAATTCTGTCACCGCGGGAACCGGTTTTATTATTACTGCCGTGCTGTTTCCTGCGCTGGCCATTATTTCTCTGGCGATCAATAAAGGGGATATTAACGAACTGACGCGCCCATTGGGGCGGGCCGTGAGTATTGCTTTTATCAGTGTCTGTTTCCTGACGCTCGGTGTTTTATTTGGTACACCGCGTACGGCCACCATTAGCTATGAAGCTATCACTAACGGTGCGCAGAGTACGTTAACGCAAAAAACGGTATTCTCTTTTGCGTTCTTCGCCCTGGCAGGCGCGGTGCTGGCAAAATCGGGCAAGTTGCTGGAAATTGTCGGCTTCTTCCTCTCGCCGGTGAAAATTGGCGCACTGATTTTCATCGGCGTTACGGCCTGGATTTATCCTACCGGCGCGCTGACCTCTGCGGTTGACGCGTTTGATACGCATCCGTTTGGTACCGGGTTCATCAATGGCTATCAGACGCTGGATGTCATTAGCGCGTTATGCTTTGGGGCGATCATCACGCACACGCTTTATCAGCGCGGCATCGTGAATGCCAAAGGTATTCTGCGTTATTCCAGTCGTGCGGCGCTGATTGCCGCCGCCGGGCTGGTGCTTATTTACGTCTGTTATATTTCTATGGGCGCGCATACGCTGGAGCATTCCGCCAGTAACGGGATGCAAATTATGAGTGCCTATGTGGAGACCGTCTTTGGTGTATATGGTCGCGCGTTGCTGGCGGCAATTATTACGCTGGCGTGTCTGGTGACGGCGATAGGTTTGACGACCGGTACCGCGCGTTATTTTCATCAGATAACCGGCATCTCTTATGGCCTGCTGGTCACGCTTTCACTGGTGCTTTCGGCGATGATTGCCATACTGGGGCTTGATTCGCTGACGATGCTGGCGGTTCCGGTGCTCAGTGCGATTTATCCGGCGGCGCTGGTGGTGGTGGCGTTGGGGATTGTCAGAAAATGGCTCGCTATTCCGACGATGTTATACCGGGGGTTATTCTTTATCGCGCTTATCGTGGGTGTGATCAGCGCGTTTATTTGA
- a CDS encoding YmjA family protein — translation MNNDIPLKYYDIADEYATECAEPVAESERTPLAHYFQLLLTRLMNNEEISEEAQKEMADEAGIKAARIDEIAEFLNQWGNE, via the coding sequence ATGAACAACGATATCCCATTGAAGTATTACGATATTGCCGATGAATATGCGACGGAATGCGCAGAGCCGGTCGCCGAGTCTGAACGCACACCGCTGGCACACTATTTTCAACTGTTGCTGACCCGCCTGATGAATAACGAAGAGATCAGCGAAGAGGCGCAGAAAGAGATGGCCGATGAAGCGGGCATAAAAGCCGCGCGTATTGATGAAATTGCGGAGTTCCTGAATCAGTGGGGAAATGAGTAA
- a CDS encoding LysR family transcriptional regulator, with the protein MKEYDLLSLRSFVAVIETGSFYNAAVQLETSSASISRRVSSLEKSLGVRLLNRTTRHLELTTAGEQFWKDVKSILESLEQAEERLNCFQETLSGVIRLSAPLTYGVKKLAPLLPVFMAKYPQITVQLQLEDRLSDLVGEGLDLALRISALNDSSLVCAHLADLPRLFCASPAYLARKGVPASPADLAGHSCLRYSLLSARDEWGFTEGKELPEMNTPLITDNGDVLREAAIQGMGIAMLPWFIVEDALHAGTLVPVMQDHAPSALPLSLIRPTRHYTPVRVTTFMAWLREVLCTSIE; encoded by the coding sequence ATGAAAGAATACGATCTCCTGTCCCTGCGCAGCTTTGTCGCCGTAATCGAAACGGGCAGTTTTTATAATGCTGCCGTACAGCTTGAAACCAGCAGCGCCTCCATCAGCCGCCGCGTCTCTTCACTGGAAAAAAGTCTGGGCGTGCGCCTGCTCAACCGCACCACGCGTCATCTTGAGCTGACAACGGCAGGCGAGCAGTTCTGGAAGGACGTGAAAAGTATCCTGGAATCACTGGAACAAGCCGAAGAGCGGCTCAACTGTTTTCAGGAAACGCTGAGCGGCGTGATTCGTCTGTCGGCGCCGTTAACCTATGGTGTGAAAAAACTGGCGCCGCTGCTGCCGGTATTTATGGCGAAATATCCGCAAATCACCGTGCAGTTACAGCTGGAAGACAGATTGTCGGATCTGGTGGGAGAAGGTCTGGATTTGGCTTTACGCATCAGTGCATTGAATGATTCGTCGCTGGTTTGCGCTCATCTGGCAGATCTTCCACGGCTGTTTTGCGCCTCGCCGGCGTATCTGGCGCGTAAAGGCGTCCCGGCATCGCCGGCTGACCTTGCCGGGCACAGCTGTCTGCGCTACTCGCTGCTCTCCGCGCGCGATGAGTGGGGATTTACCGAAGGCAAAGAGCTGCCTGAGATGAATACCCCGCTTATCACCGATAACGGCGACGTGCTGCGGGAAGCGGCAATCCAGGGGATGGGCATCGCTATGCTGCCGTGGTTTATCGTCGAAGATGCCCTACATGCGGGCACGCTGGTGCCGGTAATGCAGGATCATGCGCCGTCTGCGCTACCTCTTTCGCTCATCCGCCCCACTCGCCACTATACGCCCGTGCGCGTCACTACCTTTATGGCGTGGCTGCGCGAAGTGTTGTGTACCTCAATTGAGTGA
- a CDS encoding PhzF family phenazine biosynthesis protein encodes MKNNNTHNIPFYQVDAFTAEPFGGNPAGVCPLKEWLSDDTLQAIARENNLSETAFFVPTDDGYHLRWCTPAVEVDLCGHATLAASWVLFNKLGYSGKTIRFQTRSGELSVSRHGDEYCMDFPAQKAQAIDIPAGLLEALGITHGVVGVWKAADLIVLVDDKTMIDGLSPDFNALNVFDTRGVIVTAADDKFDFVSRWFGPQVGVNEDPVTGSAHTFLAPFWAERLGKNTLSAQQGGARKGTLRCVVRDDGRVELYGAARMMIEGTFSL; translated from the coding sequence ATGAAAAACAATAATACACACAACATCCCATTTTATCAGGTTGATGCATTTACCGCCGAACCCTTCGGCGGTAACCCGGCGGGCGTGTGTCCGCTGAAGGAATGGTTGAGCGACGACACGCTACAGGCCATTGCCCGTGAAAATAACCTGTCGGAAACGGCGTTTTTTGTGCCGACGGACGATGGCTATCATCTGCGTTGGTGTACGCCTGCGGTAGAAGTGGATCTTTGCGGTCATGCGACGCTCGCGGCCTCCTGGGTGTTGTTCAATAAGCTGGGCTATTCCGGCAAAACGATTCGCTTCCAGACACGCAGCGGCGAGTTGAGCGTCTCCCGGCACGGTGATGAATATTGCATGGATTTCCCGGCGCAAAAGGCGCAAGCCATTGATATCCCTGCAGGATTACTGGAAGCGCTCGGCATTACCCACGGCGTCGTTGGCGTCTGGAAAGCGGCTGATTTAATCGTGCTGGTCGATGACAAAACGATGATTGACGGCCTGTCGCCAGACTTTAACGCGCTCAATGTTTTTGATACGCGCGGCGTGATCGTCACCGCTGCCGACGATAAATTTGATTTTGTCTCGCGCTGGTTTGGCCCGCAGGTTGGCGTTAATGAAGACCCAGTGACGGGCTCCGCGCATACGTTCCTCGCGCCGTTCTGGGCGGAGCGTCTGGGCAAAAATACGTTATCTGCCCAGCAGGGTGGGGCGCGTAAAGGCACGCTGCGCTGTGTCGTGCGCGACGATGGACGCGTCGAACTTTACGGCGCGGCACGCATGATGATTGAAGGAACCTTCAGCCTGTGA